One Dietzia sp. JS16-p6b genomic window carries:
- a CDS encoding NADH-quinone oxidoreductase subunit K: MTSFAWYATVGCVLVALGLVVMLLAADRFRRLVALNVAASGTLVVLLAVAGRADEPDPVPHALALTGIVITVAFTGLGVVLARRIDELDEDEVVDVDDADDVDDVVDGGGRDR, translated from the coding sequence ATGACCTCCTTCGCGTGGTACGCGACCGTCGGCTGCGTCCTGGTGGCGCTGGGGCTGGTCGTGATGCTGCTGGCCGCCGACCGCTTCCGCAGGCTCGTCGCCCTCAACGTGGCCGCCTCCGGCACGCTGGTCGTCCTGCTGGCCGTCGCCGGACGGGCGGACGAACCCGACCCCGTCCCCCACGCCCTCGCCCTCACCGGGATCGTGATCACCGTGGCGTTCACCGGGCTCGGGGTGGTGCTCGCGCGCCGCATCGACGAGCTCGACGAGGACGAGGTGGTCGACGTGGACGACGCGGACGACGTGGACGACGTGGTCGACGGCGGGGGGCGGGACCGGTGA
- a CDS encoding hydrogenase subunit MbhD domain-containing protein, which yields MIGAGVIDIVVGVAALAAAAVALSVRDRLTALVSFVLLGGLLALVWAGVRAPDVALAEAAIGTGVTGALLVDAVADRRRGPTPRIGRAGVAVWTVGALIGAGFCALLLRAVLASDGSERHPPLNDRVDEAMDATATGHPITAVLLDFRAYDTLLEVAVILVAVVGAFALAAVAPRTPRPGVPWAGGSGAGEAVTGPVHRSLADFLRLASPVLLLLAAWLLFAGAYRPGGAFQGGAAVAGVMILATLAGVPPRILHGNRGRWLVAVGPAAFLAAGGLGLLLAGHWLAMPPGWESAATIGVETALTVSIGAGLTLIFLAVRRDTSRIGDGRDSGGRIEGGRR from the coding sequence GTGATCGGTGCCGGCGTGATCGACATCGTGGTGGGCGTCGCGGCCCTCGCCGCGGCCGCCGTCGCCCTCTCGGTGCGGGACCGGCTCACCGCTCTGGTCTCGTTCGTCCTCCTCGGCGGACTCCTCGCGCTCGTGTGGGCAGGAGTCCGCGCGCCGGACGTCGCGCTCGCCGAGGCCGCCATCGGGACCGGGGTCACCGGGGCCCTCCTCGTGGACGCCGTGGCCGACCGGCGTCGGGGCCCGACCCCGCGGATCGGTCGCGCCGGAGTCGCGGTGTGGACCGTCGGCGCCCTGATCGGTGCCGGGTTCTGCGCGCTGCTGCTGCGCGCGGTCCTCGCCTCGGACGGGTCGGAACGGCATCCCCCGCTCAACGACAGGGTCGACGAGGCCATGGACGCCACCGCCACAGGTCATCCCATCACCGCGGTCCTGCTGGACTTCCGGGCCTACGACACGTTGCTCGAGGTCGCGGTGATCCTCGTGGCCGTGGTGGGGGCGTTCGCCCTGGCCGCCGTCGCACCGCGCACACCGCGTCCCGGCGTTCCGTGGGCTGGCGGGAGCGGGGCCGGCGAGGCCGTGACCGGCCCCGTCCACCGCTCGCTCGCAGACTTCCTCCGGCTGGCCTCACCCGTCCTGCTCCTCCTGGCGGCCTGGCTCCTGTTCGCCGGCGCCTATCGCCCGGGCGGGGCGTTCCAGGGCGGCGCGGCCGTCGCGGGTGTGATGATCCTCGCGACCCTGGCCGGGGTCCCACCCCGGATCCTGCACGGCAACCGCGGCCGGTGGCTCGTGGCGGTCGGCCCCGCCGCGTTCCTCGCCGCCGGGGGCCTGGGGCTGCTGCTGGCCGGCCACTGGTTGGCGATGCCCCCGGGGTGGGAGTCGGCCGCGACGATCGGCGTGGAGACCGCGCTCACCGTGTCCATCGGAGCGGGTCTGACCCTCATCTTCCTGGCGGTGCGTAGGGACACCTCGCGGATCGGGGACGGCCGGGACAGCGGTGGCCGGATCGAAGGAGGTCGGCGCTAG
- a CDS encoding monovalent cation/H(+) antiporter subunit G — protein MSGAGAVLDVAVVIAAVLGGLFFTAGTVGLLRFPDLRSRLHAITKADTLGLGFVMLALSLRAESGWEVAKYATIWVLGMTVAAVAATLLAAEPDRGAAP, from the coding sequence ATGAGTGGTGCGGGCGCCGTCCTCGACGTCGCGGTGGTCATCGCCGCCGTCCTCGGGGGCCTGTTCTTCACCGCCGGGACGGTCGGGCTCCTCCGGTTCCCGGACCTGCGCAGCCGGCTCCACGCCATCACGAAGGCGGACACCCTCGGGCTGGGGTTCGTGATGCTCGCACTGTCACTCCGGGCGGAATCCGGGTGGGAGGTCGCCAAGTACGCCACCATCTGGGTGCTCGGGATGACCGTCGCGGCCGTGGCCGCGACCCTGCTCGCCGCGGAGCCGGACCGGGGGGCGGCCCCGTGA
- the mgtE gene encoding magnesium transporter, which yields MTEPRELSDDPAAPPTDATGFALIDASDEDDTSYGEMSLDEATRRLTRLRSRGDLRAASQLMASLPDQVVVDMFERSTDRDLAVAFRLLPKGRALVVFEALDAPVQSDLLRGLREEQVAHLFEELDPDDRVALMDELPALVATRLLRGLPPEERALTNEILGYPAGSIGRRMTPEFVSARPEMTAEQALARVHDRLADVETIYTIPVVDQGRRLVGVVGLRSLMGADPRELVGDLMNDAISIHARASEEEAARLSADERVIVLPITDEEDRLVGILTVDDALRILEDAETEDAARQGGAEPLRRPYLSTPVRSIVRSRVVWLLVLALGAALTVQVLAVFETTLEQVVALSLFVPLIIGTGGNTGNQAATTVTRALALGDVRPRDALRVLVQEVRTGFILGLALGGVGLLAAGFIFGFDFGLVIGLTLLALCTIAATVGGLMPLLAQSVRADPAVFSNPFITTFVDAIGLIVYFLIARSVLGL from the coding sequence ATGACTGAGCCACGCGAACTCTCGGACGATCCCGCGGCACCACCGACCGACGCCACCGGGTTCGCGCTCATCGACGCGTCCGACGAGGACGACACCTCCTACGGCGAGATGAGTCTCGACGAGGCGACGCGGCGCCTGACCAGGCTGCGCTCACGCGGCGACCTGAGAGCCGCGTCGCAGCTCATGGCCTCGCTACCCGACCAGGTCGTGGTGGACATGTTCGAGCGCAGCACCGACAGGGACCTGGCCGTCGCGTTCCGCCTGCTGCCCAAGGGACGTGCGCTCGTGGTGTTCGAGGCCCTCGACGCGCCGGTCCAGTCGGATCTGCTCCGGGGACTGCGTGAGGAGCAGGTCGCCCACCTGTTCGAGGAACTCGACCCCGACGACCGCGTGGCGCTCATGGACGAGCTCCCGGCCCTCGTCGCCACCCGCCTCCTCCGCGGCCTGCCTCCGGAGGAACGGGCCCTCACCAACGAGATCCTCGGCTACCCGGCCGGCTCCATCGGCCGCAGGATGACGCCGGAGTTCGTCTCGGCACGACCGGAGATGACGGCCGAGCAGGCGCTCGCCCGGGTCCACGACCGGCTCGCCGACGTGGAGACCATCTACACCATCCCCGTCGTGGACCAGGGGCGCCGACTCGTCGGAGTGGTCGGTCTCCGGTCACTGATGGGCGCGGATCCCCGCGAGCTCGTCGGGGACCTCATGAACGACGCCATCTCGATCCACGCCCGGGCCTCCGAAGAGGAGGCCGCCCGTCTCAGCGCGGACGAGCGGGTGATCGTCCTGCCCATCACCGACGAGGAGGACCGCCTCGTGGGCATCCTCACCGTCGACGACGCGCTGCGGATCCTCGAGGACGCCGAGACCGAGGACGCGGCCCGCCAGGGTGGCGCCGAGCCCCTCCGCCGGCCGTACCTCTCCACGCCCGTCCGCTCCATCGTCCGCTCCCGCGTGGTGTGGCTGCTGGTGCTCGCCCTGGGCGCCGCGCTCACCGTGCAGGTGCTGGCGGTGTTCGAGACCACCCTGGAGCAGGTGGTGGCGCTGTCGCTCTTCGTGCCGCTCATCATCGGCACCGGCGGCAACACCGGCAACCAGGCGGCCACGACCGTCACGCGCGCGCTGGCACTCGGAGACGTCAGACCCCGCGACGCCCTCCGGGTGCTCGTGCAGGAGGTACGGACCGGGTTCATCCTGGGCCTGGCCCTCGGCGGCGTGGGGCTTCTCGCCGCCGGGTTCATCTTCGGTTTCGATTTCGGCCTTGTCATAGGCCTGACACTGCTGGCGCTGTGCACCATCGCCGCCACCGTGGGCGGACTCATGCCGCTGCTCGCGCAGTCCGTCAGGGCCGACCCCGCGGTGTTCTCCAATCCGTTCATCACCACCTTCGTCGACGCGATCGGGTTGATCGTCTACTTCCTCATCGCCCGCTCCGTCCTGGGGTTGTAG
- a CDS encoding monovalent cation/H(+) antiporter subunit G: MSWELVATVLGSVSVLVGAVVFLGGAIGLLRFPDLYVRSSAIGAAAGLGLVFVIAGAFLLHPTWEAAPKVAVAAILQFASSAIGAMYIARAGFLSGAAPTTATRYSQIEFTTGPPTDSTEVTRDD; the protein is encoded by the coding sequence ATGAGCTGGGAACTGGTGGCGACCGTCCTGGGATCGGTCTCCGTCCTCGTCGGCGCGGTGGTGTTCCTCGGCGGCGCCATCGGTCTCCTGCGATTCCCCGATCTCTACGTCCGTTCGTCGGCGATCGGCGCGGCCGCCGGACTCGGCCTGGTGTTCGTGATCGCCGGAGCCTTCCTGCTGCACCCCACCTGGGAGGCCGCGCCCAAGGTGGCCGTGGCCGCCATCCTCCAGTTCGCCTCCTCGGCGATCGGCGCGATGTACATCGCGCGCGCCGGGTTCCTCTCCGGGGCCGCGCCCACCACCGCGACCCGCTACTCGCAGATCGAGTTCACGACCGGGCCCCCGACCGACTCCACGGAGGTGACACGCGATGACTGA
- a CDS encoding monovalent cation/H+ antiporter complex subunit F, with protein MIVVDIAIVLVAIAAVLSSYRMIRGPHAGDRAIAADLLFFAFIALLALVGVRVDSPFVYDLVLVATLVGLVSALSLARLMSGGRR; from the coding sequence ATGATCGTCGTCGACATCGCCATCGTCCTGGTCGCCATCGCGGCGGTCCTGTCCTCCTACCGTATGATCCGCGGCCCCCACGCCGGGGACCGCGCCATCGCGGCGGACCTACTCTTCTTCGCGTTCATCGCCCTTCTCGCCCTGGTCGGCGTGAGAGTGGACAGCCCCTTCGTCTACGACCTCGTCCTGGTCGCGACGCTGGTGGGCCTGGTCTCCGCCCTCTCACTGGCCCGACTCATGTCCGGAGGTAGACGATGA
- a CDS encoding Na+/H+ antiporter subunit E: MTSTLTWPLRIAWFLLWFFWQQTTTSAKVVRDAFLPHASITPGFVRFPTRCRSELEVTMLSSLITLTPGTLTLGAHHPGEGEDWEIVVHGMYFPDPDDLTASLHDLENHMLRAIRREGLTR; the protein is encoded by the coding sequence ATGACCTCCACCCTGACCTGGCCACTGAGAATCGCGTGGTTCCTGCTCTGGTTCTTCTGGCAACAGACCACCACCAGCGCGAAGGTCGTCCGCGACGCCTTCCTGCCCCACGCCTCGATCACCCCGGGCTTCGTGCGGTTCCCCACCAGGTGCCGCAGCGAACTCGAGGTGACGATGCTGTCCTCCCTCATCACCCTGACGCCGGGAACGCTGACCCTGGGTGCGCATCACCCCGGGGAGGGTGAGGACTGGGAGATCGTGGTCCACGGCATGTACTTCCCGGATCCCGACGACCTGACCGCCTCGCTACACGACTTGGAGAACCACATGCTGCGGGCGATCCGTCGAGAGGGGTTGACCCGATGA
- a CDS encoding monovalent cation/H+ antiporter subunit D family protein, whose protein sequence is MTLESALTLFVAVPLLTAGVLVAVASRTRLILTVLFAVLGTQLAAAVATVPWVSDGSVVVHQVALWAPGVSIPFVLDMFSALMLTVTSLLTLTCAAFAVAAGEAYKRFYPPLVLLVTAGVNGALLTGDLFNFFVFVEVMLLPSYGLMMITRSGRASVVGVAASRLYISVNLLASTILLIGVALIYGVTGTVNIAQLHGAASEDTAVAVATALVLFALAIKAAVVPVHGWLARAYPKMSPAVTAMFSGLHTKIAIYAIYRIYAVIFDGDSRYLWVGVVVFSATMLIGVLGAVGEAAPRSILAFHMVSQIGYILLGVALFGPIGLTAGIFYLLHHMIVKAALFLAIGAIEVRYGPRRLGQLSGLAKTEPLVAVAFFASAMSLAGIPPFSGFVAKLSLIIAALDAGQIAAAAVAVVVSILTLLSMLKIWTGIFLGEPTPTDSRTLPEGLDPAHSEATGIPDGRDVDGRHRDGVEITGAAAGATPTDTMAPASTTATATATDTVTETASVADTAEAGSPDPDMVPPGRRIGLALAAPALALSVVTLALGLGGQLLLELSGTAAANLYDPTTYIQAVLG, encoded by the coding sequence ATGACGCTGGAGTCCGCCCTCACGCTGTTCGTCGCCGTCCCGCTGCTGACGGCGGGAGTGCTCGTCGCGGTCGCCTCGAGGACACGGCTGATCCTCACCGTGCTGTTCGCGGTGCTCGGGACGCAGTTGGCCGCGGCCGTGGCCACCGTGCCGTGGGTGTCGGACGGCTCGGTCGTGGTGCACCAGGTCGCCCTGTGGGCGCCCGGGGTGTCCATCCCGTTCGTGCTCGACATGTTCTCCGCGCTCATGCTCACGGTCACGAGCCTGTTGACGCTCACGTGTGCCGCCTTCGCAGTCGCGGCCGGGGAGGCGTACAAGAGGTTCTACCCACCGCTGGTCCTCCTGGTCACCGCCGGCGTGAACGGCGCCCTGCTCACCGGGGATCTGTTCAACTTCTTCGTCTTTGTCGAGGTCATGCTCCTGCCCTCCTACGGGCTCATGATGATCACCCGGTCCGGGCGTGCGAGCGTGGTCGGCGTCGCGGCCTCGCGCCTCTACATCTCGGTCAACCTCCTCGCCTCGACCATCTTGTTGATCGGGGTCGCGCTGATCTACGGGGTGACGGGGACCGTCAACATCGCCCAGCTCCACGGGGCCGCCTCGGAGGACACGGCCGTGGCCGTGGCCACCGCCCTGGTGCTCTTCGCTCTCGCGATCAAGGCCGCGGTGGTCCCCGTGCACGGGTGGCTGGCGCGCGCGTACCCCAAGATGTCCCCCGCGGTGACCGCGATGTTCTCGGGCCTGCACACCAAGATCGCGATCTACGCGATCTACCGCATCTACGCGGTGATCTTCGACGGCGACTCGCGCTATCTGTGGGTGGGGGTCGTCGTGTTCTCCGCGACCATGCTCATCGGCGTGCTCGGCGCGGTGGGCGAGGCCGCGCCCCGCTCGATCCTCGCGTTCCACATGGTCAGCCAGATCGGCTATATCCTCCTGGGAGTCGCGCTGTTCGGCCCCATCGGCCTGACCGCCGGCATCTTCTATCTGCTGCACCACATGATCGTCAAGGCCGCGTTGTTCCTGGCGATCGGCGCGATCGAGGTGCGCTACGGTCCCCGGCGGCTGGGGCAGCTCTCGGGACTGGCCAAGACCGAACCCCTCGTCGCGGTCGCCTTCTTCGCCTCCGCGATGTCGCTGGCCGGGATCCCGCCCTTCTCCGGTTTCGTCGCCAAGCTCAGCCTCATCATCGCGGCCCTGGACGCCGGCCAGATCGCCGCCGCGGCCGTCGCGGTGGTGGTGAGCATCCTGACCCTGCTGTCGATGCTCAAGATCTGGACCGGGATCTTCTTGGGCGAACCCACGCCCACCGACTCCCGCACACTCCCGGAGGGTCTGGACCCGGCGCACTCGGAGGCGACGGGCATCCCCGACGGCAGGGACGTCGACGGGCGGCACCGCGACGGGGTCGAGATCACCGGCGCCGCAGCGGGCGCCACGCCGACCGACACGATGGCTCCCGCCTCGACCACCGCCACCGCCACCGCCACTGACACCGTCACTGAGACCGCCTCTGTCGCGGACACCGCGGAGGCCGGCTCGCCCGACCCGGACATGGTGCCCCCGGGCCGCCGGATCGGCCTGGCACTGGCGGCGCCCGCGCTGGCGTTGTCCGTGGTGACGCTGGCGCTGGGCCTGGGGGGTCAGCTCCTGCTCGAGCTGTCCGGGACCGCCGCGGCCAACCTCTACGATCCGACCACCTACATCCAGGCGGTGCTCGGATGA
- a CDS encoding sodium:proton antiporter, whose product MTLAISVGVLMAGFVFLVLQRGMVRVILGFILLSHAAHLTLMAAGGASRREAPLVSDPDPALTSDGLPQAFVLTAIVIAFAITIYLLVLAVIGGDDDDTDIGDLDPLDLLPETPGGAHPEDPEPDEPSTHDAEGVHR is encoded by the coding sequence ATGACCCTCGCGATCTCCGTCGGCGTCCTGATGGCCGGCTTCGTGTTCCTCGTCCTGCAGCGCGGGATGGTCCGGGTGATCCTGGGCTTCATCCTGCTCAGCCACGCGGCGCACCTCACGCTCATGGCGGCCGGCGGTGCGTCGCGCCGCGAGGCCCCGCTGGTGTCCGACCCGGACCCGGCGCTGACCTCCGACGGTCTGCCGCAGGCGTTCGTCCTCACGGCCATCGTCATCGCGTTCGCCATCACGATCTACCTGCTCGTGCTGGCGGTGATCGGCGGTGACGACGACGACACCGACATCGGCGACCTCGACCCCCTGGACCTCCTCCCCGAGACCCCGGGCGGCGCCCACCCGGAGGACCCGGAGCCCGATGAGCCGTCGACCCACGACGCGGAAGGGGTCCACCGATGA